One genomic region from Streptomyces sp. Li-HN-5-11 encodes:
- a CDS encoding siderophore-interacting protein has product MTERPARAPRRTHVARVVRTERLTPHMQRVVLGGEGLAGFSADTCTDHYVKLLFPPAGVTYPEPFDLQRVREELPREQWPVTRTYTVRAWDPEHRELTLDFVVHGDEGLAGPWSLRAEPGETVYFMGPGGAYAPDVSADWHLLAGDESALPAIARSLEALPRGARAHAFIEVAGPQEEQKIDSDVEVVWLHRGDRPVGEALVEAVRALRFPEGRVHAFVHGEASFVKELRRLLRVERAVPREDLSISGYWRLGHNEDGWQASKREWNARIEAEQESAAPAA; this is encoded by the coding sequence ATGACAGAACGTCCGGCGCGCGCGCCGCGAAGGACCCACGTTGCGCGGGTCGTCCGCACCGAACGGCTGACTCCGCACATGCAGCGCGTGGTGCTCGGCGGCGAGGGACTGGCCGGCTTCTCGGCCGACACGTGCACGGACCACTATGTGAAGCTGCTGTTCCCGCCGGCGGGCGTCACCTACCCGGAGCCTTTCGACCTGCAGCGGGTCCGCGAGGAGTTGCCGCGCGAGCAGTGGCCGGTGACCCGGACGTACACCGTGCGCGCCTGGGACCCCGAACACCGGGAGCTGACCCTGGACTTCGTCGTCCACGGCGACGAGGGCCTGGCCGGCCCCTGGTCACTGCGGGCCGAACCGGGTGAGACGGTCTACTTCATGGGCCCCGGCGGCGCCTACGCCCCCGACGTGAGCGCCGACTGGCATCTGCTCGCCGGTGACGAGAGCGCCCTGCCGGCGATCGCCCGCTCCCTGGAGGCACTGCCCCGGGGTGCCAGGGCGCACGCCTTCATCGAGGTCGCCGGTCCGCAGGAGGAGCAGAAGATCGACTCCGACGTGGAGGTGGTCTGGCTGCACCGCGGCGACCGGCCGGTCGGCGAGGCGCTCGTGGAGGCCGTACGGGCGCTTCGGTTCCCCGAGGGACGGGTGCACGCGTTCGTGCACGGCGAGGCCTCGTTCGTGAAGGAGCTGCGCCGGCTGCTGCGGGTGGAGCGCGCCGTCCCCCGCGAGGACCTGTCGATCTCGGGCTACTGGCGGCTCGGCCACAACGAGGACGGCTGGCAGGCCTCCAAGCGGGAGTGGAACGCGCGCATCGAGGCGGAGCAGGAGAGCGCGGCACCGGCCGCGTGA
- a CDS encoding 5'-3' exonuclease, translating into MRRVTGRLMLLDTASLYFRAYFGVPESVRAPDGTPVNAVRGLLDFIDRLVKDHRPDHLVACMDADWRPGWRVELIPSYKAHRVAEEHEAGPDEEEVPDTLSPQVPVIESVLDAVGIARVGVAGYEADDVIGTFTARAEGPVDIVTGDRDLYQLVDDARRVRVLYPVKGVGTLQTTDEAVLLAKYGVAGSGYADLALLRGDPSDGLPGVPGIGEKTAARLLGQFGDLAGILAAVDDPGSKLTPAQRRRLDEARPYLAVAPKVVRVAADVPLPEVETALPRTPRDPVALEELAARWGLGGSLQRLLSTLGA; encoded by the coding sequence ATGCGAAGGGTGACCGGACGACTGATGCTTCTCGACACCGCCTCCCTGTACTTCCGCGCCTATTTCGGCGTCCCGGAGTCGGTCAGGGCTCCGGACGGCACGCCGGTGAACGCCGTGCGCGGGCTGCTCGACTTCATCGACCGCCTGGTCAAGGACCACCGGCCCGACCACCTGGTGGCCTGCATGGACGCGGACTGGCGGCCGGGGTGGCGGGTGGAGCTCATCCCTTCCTACAAGGCGCACCGCGTCGCCGAGGAGCACGAGGCGGGCCCGGACGAGGAGGAGGTGCCGGACACCCTCTCCCCACAGGTCCCGGTCATCGAGTCCGTCCTGGACGCCGTCGGCATCGCGCGCGTCGGTGTCGCGGGCTACGAGGCGGACGACGTGATCGGCACCTTCACCGCGCGGGCCGAGGGCCCGGTCGACATCGTCACCGGGGACCGCGACCTCTACCAGCTGGTGGACGACGCGCGCCGGGTGCGCGTGCTGTATCCGGTCAAGGGCGTCGGCACGCTGCAGACCACGGACGAGGCCGTGCTGCTGGCGAAGTACGGGGTCGCCGGCAGCGGGTACGCGGATCTGGCGCTGCTGCGCGGCGACCCGAGCGACGGGCTGCCGGGGGTGCCCGGCATCGGGGAGAAGACGGCGGCCAGACTGCTCGGCCAGTTCGGCGACCTGGCGGGGATCCTGGCGGCCGTCGACGACCCGGGCTCGAAGCTCACTCCGGCGCAGCGCCGGCGGCTCGACGAGGCGCGCCCGTACCTGGCGGTGGCGCCGAAGGTCGTGCGGGTCGCCGCGGACGTCCCGCTGCCGGAGGTGGAGACGGCGCTGCCGCGCACCCCGCGCGACCCGGTGGCGCTGGAGGAACTGGCGGCCCGCTGGGGCCTCGGGGGCTCCCTGCAGCGGCTGCTCTCCACGCTCGGGGCGTGA
- a CDS encoding helical backbone metal receptor has translation MRVVSLVPSLTEAVALTLPGVLAGATDWCSHPADLDVTRVGGTKNPRTDLIAALAPDLVIANEEENRVPDLDALRAAGVEVLVTEVRNVPQAFGELARVLTACGAAARPGWLDEAEQAWSALPAPECRTTAVVPVWRRPWMVLGRDTFAGDVLARLGVDHLYAHHAERYPRIPVEEMREAAPDVVVLPDEPYRFTAADGPEAFPGLPCALVSGRHLTWYGPSLTEAATVLGEALRAAWR, from the coding sequence ATGCGGGTCGTCTCCCTGGTGCCGTCCCTCACCGAGGCGGTGGCCCTCACCCTGCCCGGTGTCCTGGCCGGCGCCACGGACTGGTGCAGCCATCCGGCGGACCTCGACGTCACCCGAGTCGGCGGTACCAAGAACCCCAGAACCGACCTGATCGCCGCCCTCGCCCCCGACCTCGTCATCGCCAACGAGGAGGAGAACCGGGTGCCCGACCTCGACGCCCTGCGCGCGGCGGGCGTCGAGGTGCTGGTGACCGAGGTGCGTAACGTGCCGCAGGCGTTCGGGGAACTGGCCCGGGTGCTGACGGCGTGCGGGGCGGCGGCGCGGCCAGGGTGGCTGGACGAGGCGGAGCAGGCCTGGTCGGCGCTGCCGGCGCCGGAATGCCGTACGACCGCCGTCGTGCCGGTGTGGCGGCGGCCGTGGATGGTGCTCGGCCGTGACACGTTCGCGGGTGACGTCCTCGCCCGTCTCGGCGTCGACCACCTGTACGCGCACCACGCCGAGCGCTACCCGCGCATTCCGGTCGAGGAGATGCGGGAGGCGGCCCCGGACGTCGTGGTGCTCCCGGACGAGCCGTACCGCTTCACCGCCGCCGACGGACCGGAGGCCTTCCCCGGACTGCCGTGCGCACTGGTGAGCGGGCGGCACCTGACGTGGTACGGGCCTTCGCTGACCGAGGCTGCGACGGTGCTGGGGGAGGCGCTGCGAGCCGCCTGGCGGTGA
- a CDS encoding gamma-glutamyl-gamma-aminobutyrate hydrolase family protein — MTGQPLVGVSTYLESGARWGVWELEAALLPAGYPRLVQRAGGLAAMLPPDEPERAPAAVARLDGLVIAGGPDVDPARYGAERDPRTGPPAPARDAWELALIEAALAARVPLLGICRGMQLLNVALGGTLVQHLDGHAEVVGVFGGHPVKPVPGTRYAAAVAEETTVPTYHHQAVDRLGEGLVPSAHAADGTVEAIEPPPTDHWVLGVQWHPEMAEDLRVMRALVRAAAAGSSPSALS; from the coding sequence GTGACCGGGCAACCGCTGGTCGGCGTCAGCACGTACCTGGAGTCCGGGGCGCGCTGGGGCGTGTGGGAGCTGGAGGCGGCGCTGCTGCCCGCCGGCTATCCGCGGCTGGTTCAGCGGGCGGGCGGGCTCGCCGCGATGCTGCCGCCGGACGAGCCGGAGCGGGCGCCGGCGGCCGTGGCGCGCCTCGACGGGCTGGTGATCGCGGGTGGCCCGGACGTCGATCCGGCCCGCTACGGCGCGGAACGCGACCCGCGCACAGGGCCGCCGGCCCCGGCCCGGGACGCCTGGGAACTCGCCCTGATCGAGGCCGCCCTGGCCGCGCGCGTGCCACTGCTCGGCATCTGCCGCGGCATGCAGCTGCTGAACGTCGCCCTCGGCGGCACCCTGGTCCAGCATCTCGACGGGCATGCCGAGGTGGTCGGCGTCTTCGGCGGGCACCCGGTCAAGCCGGTCCCCGGCACCCGCTACGCCGCCGCGGTCGCCGAGGAGACGACCGTACCGACGTACCACCACCAGGCCGTCGACCGCCTCGGGGAGGGGCTCGTGCCTTCGGCCCACGCGGCGGACGGCACGGTGGAGGCGATCGAGCCGCCGCCCACGGACCACTGGGTGCTGGGCGTGCAGTGGCACCCTGAGATGGCCGAGGACCTGCGGGTCATGCGTGCTCTGGTGCGGGCCGCGGCCGCCGGTTCGTCCCCTTCAGCCCTTTCCTGA
- a CDS encoding XRE family transcriptional regulator, with protein MGDHKEQPLRVGAAVRRRRRALDLTLAVVAERSGLSVPFLSQIENDRARPSTSSLEKVADALRTTAVELLAAADPACSVDVVRAEVTELEPEPRVRSLVRGHHQLHASEFTGDHDAGREFQHRNDELMYVADGAVEIEAEGRAYRLVRGDTMYLTGGVRHRWRATVSDTRVIVVAVAEHIEALRDRTR; from the coding sequence ATGGGCGACCACAAAGAACAGCCGCTGCGCGTGGGCGCGGCCGTACGGCGGCGGCGCCGCGCGCTGGACCTGACCCTCGCCGTCGTGGCCGAGCGCAGCGGCCTGTCGGTGCCCTTCCTGAGCCAGATCGAGAACGACCGGGCCCGCCCCAGTACGAGCTCCCTGGAAAAGGTCGCCGACGCGCTGCGCACCACCGCCGTGGAACTGCTGGCGGCCGCCGACCCGGCGTGCAGCGTCGACGTCGTACGCGCGGAGGTGACCGAGCTGGAGCCCGAACCGCGGGTGCGCTCCCTCGTGCGCGGTCACCACCAGTTGCACGCCTCGGAGTTCACCGGCGACCACGACGCGGGCCGCGAATTCCAGCACCGCAACGACGAGTTGATGTATGTCGCCGACGGTGCGGTGGAGATCGAGGCGGAGGGCCGCGCCTACCGGCTGGTGCGCGGCGACACCATGTACCTGACCGGCGGCGTGCGCCACCGCTGGCGGGCGACCGTGTCCGACACCCGCGTGATCGTGGTCGCGGTGGCCGAGCACATCGAGGCGCTGCGGGACCGGACCCGCTGA
- a CDS encoding ATP-binding cassette domain-containing protein, with amino-acid sequence MSATRAPAVEARQLIKTYPGGVTALNAMDITVEQGTVFGLLGPNGAGKSTTVKILTTLARPDSGSATVAGHDVLRHPDRVRRAIGVVAQGSGADPVATGRENLRLQGRLHGMKGTALDRRVEELLERFTLTDAARRPVKGYSGGMRRRLDVALGLVHRPEVLFLDEPTTGLDPEARSAMWNEIGRLAGEEGLTIVLTTHYLEEADRLAERVAIVDRGRVVVEGSPDSLKGELRGDAVHVELRETVGEAGRTLLTGALGALPGVHEVLVDGRRISARADDGAAAMPALLAALERAGTTVAAATVARPSLDDVYLRYAGRRYAEAEAAAAAHDPEALTLAGGVR; translated from the coding sequence ATGAGTGCTACCCGTGCGCCCGCGGTCGAGGCGCGTCAGCTGATCAAGACCTATCCCGGCGGCGTCACCGCCCTGAACGCCATGGACATCACCGTGGAGCAGGGCACCGTCTTCGGGCTGCTCGGCCCGAACGGCGCCGGCAAGTCCACCACCGTCAAGATCCTCACCACCCTCGCCCGCCCCGACTCCGGCTCGGCCACCGTGGCCGGTCACGACGTGCTGCGCCACCCGGACCGCGTACGCCGGGCGATCGGCGTCGTCGCGCAGGGCTCCGGCGCCGACCCGGTGGCCACCGGTCGTGAGAACCTCCGTCTCCAGGGCCGGCTCCACGGCATGAAGGGCACCGCGCTCGACCGGCGGGTCGAGGAGCTCCTGGAGCGCTTCACACTCACCGACGCCGCGAGGCGCCCGGTGAAGGGCTACTCCGGCGGCATGCGGCGGCGGCTCGACGTCGCCCTCGGCCTGGTGCACCGGCCCGAGGTGCTCTTCCTCGACGAACCCACCACCGGTCTCGACCCCGAGGCCCGCAGCGCGATGTGGAACGAGATCGGGCGCCTCGCAGGCGAGGAGGGCCTGACCATCGTGCTCACCACCCACTACCTGGAGGAGGCCGACCGGCTCGCCGAGCGCGTCGCCATCGTCGACCGCGGCCGGGTCGTCGTCGAGGGCAGCCCCGACTCCCTCAAGGGTGAACTGCGCGGTGACGCCGTCCACGTGGAACTGCGCGAGACGGTCGGCGAGGCCGGCCGCACGCTGCTGACCGGCGCCCTCGGCGCGCTGCCCGGCGTGCACGAGGTGCTGGTCGACGGGCGCCGGATCAGCGCCCGCGCCGACGACGGAGCCGCCGCGATGCCCGCGCTGCTCGCGGCACTCGAACGCGCCGGGACCACCGTCGCCGCCGCCACCGTCGCCCGCCCCTCCCTGGACGACGTCTACCTGCGCTACGCCGGGCGCCGCTACGCCGAAGCCGAAGCGGCGGCCGCGGCCCACGACCCGGAGGCCCTCACCCTCGCCGGAGGTGTGCGTTGA
- a CDS encoding LysR family transcriptional regulator, with protein MARREESAEDRPPGASLAHRVPDLGALELLLAVARLGSLGGAARECGITQPAASSRIRSMERQLGVALVDRSPRGSRLTDAGALVTDWARRVVEAAEAFDAGAQALRDRRDSRLRVAASMTIAEYLLPGWLIALRARRPDTAVSLLAGNSAAVAERLLADEADVGFVEGLSVPSGLDSVVIGHDRLIVVTAPAHPWARRRRPLTAQELATTPLILREKGSGTRQVLDAALGGLARPLIELSSTTAVKASTVSGAGPAVLSELAVGDELSLRRLVSIPVDGVALRRDLRAVWPTGHRPVGPARELLSLTRSGKG; from the coding sequence ATGGCAAGGCGGGAGGAGAGCGCGGAGGACCGGCCGCCGGGGGCTTCGCTGGCGCACCGGGTGCCCGATCTGGGCGCGCTGGAACTGCTGCTGGCGGTGGCCCGGCTGGGGAGCCTCGGCGGCGCGGCGCGGGAGTGCGGCATCACCCAGCCGGCGGCCAGCAGCCGGATCCGGTCCATGGAACGGCAGCTGGGAGTGGCGCTGGTGGACCGCTCACCGCGCGGATCGCGGCTGACGGACGCCGGCGCGCTGGTGACGGACTGGGCGCGGCGGGTGGTGGAGGCCGCGGAGGCCTTCGACGCGGGGGCGCAGGCGCTGCGGGACCGCCGCGACTCCCGGCTGCGCGTCGCGGCGAGCATGACGATCGCCGAGTACCTGCTGCCCGGCTGGCTGATCGCGCTGCGCGCCCGGCGGCCGGACACGGCGGTGTCCCTGCTCGCCGGGAACTCGGCGGCGGTGGCCGAGCGGCTGCTGGCGGACGAGGCGGACGTCGGCTTCGTGGAGGGGCTGTCCGTGCCGTCCGGCCTCGACTCCGTGGTGATCGGCCACGACCGTCTGATCGTGGTGACGGCTCCGGCCCACCCCTGGGCCCGCCGCCGGCGGCCGCTGACGGCCCAGGAACTGGCGACGACGCCGCTGATCCTCCGGGAGAAGGGCTCGGGCACCCGGCAGGTCCTGGACGCGGCGCTGGGCGGCCTGGCCCGTCCGCTGATCGAGCTGTCCTCGACCACGGCGGTGAAGGCCTCCACGGTGAGCGGTGCGGGACCGGCGGTGCTCAGCGAACTGGCGGTGGGCGACGAGTTGTCCCTGCGGCGCCTGGTGAGCATCCCGGTCGACGGCGTGGCCCTCAGGCGCGACCTCAGGGCGGTGTGGCCCACGGGCCACCGCCCGGTCGGCCCGGCCCGTGAGCTGCTGTCCCTGACGAGGTCAGGAAAGGGCTGA
- a CDS encoding amino acid deaminase/aldolase, translating to MTARAADRARYDRATAHLDAPVAIVDLDAFDANADDLVRRAGGKPIRVASKSVRCRALLERVLAKDGFAGIMSFTLAESLWLARSGFDDVLLAYPSADRSAFAELAGDPKLADAVSVMIDDPAQLDLIDASREGGRETVRVCLELDTSLKLFGGRVRVGALRSPLHSPAQVAEMARAVARRPGFRLVGIMAYEGHIAGVGDAVAGRPLRSRAIRLMQATARRELAERRAAVVRAVRAVAPDLEFVNGGGTGSVQHTAAEDAVTEIAAGSGLYVPRLFDNYTSFTGRPAALFAQPVVRRPGVGVVTVLGGGYPASGAAGPDRLPVPYLPEGLRYDAQEGPGEVQTPLLGSPADDLLIGDKVWFRHAKAGELCERFDVLHLVEGERVTATVPTYRGEGRTFL from the coding sequence ATGACTGCGCGCGCCGCCGACCGGGCCCGTTACGACCGGGCCACCGCCCATCTCGACGCCCCCGTCGCGATCGTGGACCTGGACGCCTTCGACGCCAACGCGGACGATCTCGTCCGCCGCGCCGGCGGCAAACCGATCCGGGTCGCCAGCAAGTCCGTACGCTGCCGGGCCCTGCTCGAACGCGTCCTCGCGAAGGACGGCTTCGCCGGCATCATGTCGTTCACCCTCGCCGAGTCCCTGTGGCTGGCACGCTCCGGGTTCGACGACGTCCTGCTCGCCTATCCGTCCGCCGACCGCTCCGCCTTCGCCGAACTCGCCGGCGACCCCAAGCTCGCCGACGCGGTCAGCGTGATGATCGACGACCCGGCGCAACTCGACCTGATCGACGCCTCACGCGAGGGCGGACGTGAAACCGTCCGGGTGTGCCTGGAGTTGGACACCTCGCTGAAACTGTTCGGCGGCCGGGTACGCGTGGGAGCGCTCCGCTCCCCGCTGCACTCCCCCGCCCAGGTCGCCGAGATGGCCCGTGCGGTGGCCCGGCGGCCGGGGTTCCGGCTCGTGGGGATCATGGCCTACGAGGGTCACATCGCCGGCGTGGGCGACGCGGTCGCCGGACGGCCCCTGCGCTCGCGCGCGATCCGGCTGATGCAGGCGACCGCCCGCCGGGAACTGGCCGAGCGGCGGGCCGCGGTGGTGCGGGCGGTCCGGGCGGTGGCGCCGGACCTGGAGTTCGTCAACGGCGGCGGCACGGGCAGCGTCCAGCACACCGCGGCGGAGGACGCGGTGACCGAGATCGCCGCGGGCTCCGGGCTGTACGTCCCGCGGCTGTTCGACAACTACACGTCCTTCACCGGCCGTCCCGCCGCCCTGTTCGCCCAGCCCGTCGTGCGGCGCCCGGGAGTCGGCGTCGTGACGGTCCTGGGCGGCGGCTACCCGGCCTCCGGCGCGGCCGGTCCCGACCGCCTCCCGGTGCCGTACCTGCCCGAAGGGCTGCGCTACGACGCCCAGGAGGGGCCCGGCGAGGTGCAGACCCCGCTGCTCGGCTCGCCCGCCGACGACCTGCTGATCGGCGACAAGGTCTGGTTCCGGCACGCGAAGGCGGGCGAACTGTGCGAGCGGTTCGACGTGCTGCACCTCGTCGAGGGCGAGCGGGTGACGGCGACCGTGCCGACGTACCGGGGTGAGGGCCGCACCTTCCTCTAG
- a CDS encoding ABC transporter permease: MSTAITQTWYMTQRHLMVFARQPAYAVITLIQPVIWLFLFGSLFRKVVELGGFGTTSYLDYLVPGVVVMSALSANLWAGMGTLEEIQRGTLDRFLTTPASRAALMNGNIVNNGLVTALQSVVIVLLGLLGGADYPGGAGGITILILASVLLGTVFGALSNALGMLVRERESIIGINTFLLLPLTFLSSAFMAPAQMPSWMRHVADFNPVNWAMLAGRSAVSAHPDWGVVAGRGGALLGLAVVAVWLSIRTFRSYQRSV, from the coding sequence TTGAGCACCGCGATCACCCAGACCTGGTACATGACCCAGCGTCACCTCATGGTCTTCGCCCGCCAGCCCGCGTATGCGGTCATCACGCTGATCCAGCCGGTGATCTGGCTGTTCCTGTTCGGCAGCCTCTTCAGGAAGGTCGTCGAGCTCGGTGGCTTCGGCACCACCTCCTACCTGGACTACCTGGTGCCGGGCGTGGTCGTGATGAGCGCGCTCAGCGCCAACCTGTGGGCCGGCATGGGCACGCTGGAGGAGATCCAGCGCGGCACACTCGACCGGTTCCTCACCACCCCCGCCAGCAGGGCCGCCCTGATGAACGGCAACATCGTCAACAACGGCCTGGTCACCGCACTGCAGTCGGTCGTCATCGTGCTGCTGGGCCTGCTCGGCGGCGCCGACTACCCCGGCGGCGCCGGAGGCATCACGATCCTCATCCTCGCCTCGGTGCTGCTCGGCACGGTCTTCGGGGCGCTGTCGAACGCCCTGGGCATGCTCGTACGGGAGCGTGAGTCGATCATCGGCATCAACACCTTCCTGCTGCTGCCGCTGACCTTCCTGTCCTCCGCCTTCATGGCGCCGGCGCAGATGCCGTCCTGGATGCGGCACGTCGCCGACTTCAACCCGGTCAACTGGGCGATGCTGGCGGGCCGCTCGGCGGTGTCCGCGCACCCCGACTGGGGCGTCGTGGCCGGCCGGGGCGGGGCGCTGCTGGGACTGGCCGTGGTCGCGGTGTGGCTGTCGATCCGGACGTTCCGCTCCTACCAGCGGTCGGTGTGA